In Arthrobacter citreus, a single genomic region encodes these proteins:
- a CDS encoding DUF2642 domain-containing protein — translation MSNVQSLLGEKVYVQLSGENYFEGILTDYGKDVLVLYNGQKYYYIPWFHVHRVNLSNNFKDKIDHPVNPSIAEDIGTVSYRKILMNAKGIFAEIYVTGNITFHGYITNVLSDYIVFYSPVFKMLYISLSHLKWLTPYNHNANPYNAEIEILPVNPSNMPFSRLIESQLKKEQGKFVVFDGGLDPMKIGLLKKVEEGVIELVAASGEVTLLRLNHIKSYHTP, via the coding sequence TTGAGTAATGTACAATCATTGCTTGGTGAAAAAGTTTATGTCCAATTATCAGGAGAGAATTATTTTGAAGGCATTCTAACTGATTATGGAAAAGACGTATTAGTTTTATATAACGGTCAGAAATATTATTATATTCCATGGTTTCATGTCCACAGGGTTAATCTTAGTAACAACTTTAAAGATAAGATCGATCATCCAGTTAACCCTTCAATTGCTGAAGACATAGGCACAGTATCTTATCGAAAAATATTAATGAATGCAAAAGGAATTTTTGCAGAAATTTATGTAACTGGAAACATCACATTTCATGGATATATTACAAACGTATTAAGTGACTATATCGTGTTTTATTCACCAGTTTTTAAAATGTTATATATCTCGTTATCTCATTTAAAATGGCTAACACCATACAACCATAATGCAAATCCCTACAACGCAGAAATCGAAATATTACCAGTAAATCCATCCAATATGCCATTTTCACGTTTAATTGAATCACAATTAAAAAAAGAACAAGGAAAATTTGTCGTTTTTGATGGCGGACTTGATCCAATGAAAATTGGTTTGCTCAAAAAAGTGGAGGAAGGAGTAATTGAATTAGTAGCTGCAAGTGGAGAGGTAACATTATTGAGGCTGAATCATATTAAATCTTATCACACTCCATAG
- a CDS encoding arsenic transporter: MNFEILMSASVFLLTMAIIFWRPKGINEAWPAAIGAVIILLTGIVTKSNLIDIVHKIGEASITIIATIVMAIILESFGFFHWSAARLASLAKGSGRRLYWYIQLLCFLMTLLFNNDGSILITTPILILLLKNLRLKPHQQIPYLLSGALIATASSAPIGVSNIVNLIALKIVHMTLYMHTAMMFVPASTGLLFMSWLMYMVLRNKLPKRLPVSTDDIEESFFIKNFHPLKGKMSVETKQKRTKFMLKVLGFVFLMRCLLFVASFMGIPIQYVAVLGSLVLLAWRWYHLRTSPVDILKKTPWHILVFAFSMYVIIYGLHNAGLTEALVKFCEPIVNQGLLQASFIMGGLVSILSNLFNNHPALMVGTITLTEMGLDPITLKTIYLANIIGSDIGSLLLPVGTLASLIWMHILKQNNIKVKWKDYLNVSIIVIPLTTIVSLFLLYYWVQLVFA, encoded by the coding sequence TTGAATTTTGAAATTCTAATGAGTGCTAGTGTATTTCTTTTAACAATGGCAATCATTTTTTGGAGACCAAAAGGAATAAATGAAGCATGGCCTGCTGCAATTGGGGCAGTCATCATTTTACTAACTGGGATTGTGACAAAAAGTAATTTAATCGATATTGTACACAAAATTGGTGAAGCATCGATTACCATCATTGCAACGATTGTCATGGCGATTATTTTAGAAAGCTTTGGATTTTTCCATTGGTCTGCAGCTAGGCTTGCAAGTTTAGCAAAAGGGTCAGGGCGCAGATTATATTGGTATATCCAGCTACTTTGCTTTTTAATGACATTACTCTTCAATAATGACGGCAGTATCTTAATAACAACTCCGATTTTAATTCTTCTATTAAAAAACCTACGATTAAAACCACATCAACAAATCCCATATCTTCTCAGTGGCGCATTAATTGCTACAGCTTCAAGTGCTCCGATTGGTGTAAGTAATATCGTAAACTTAATCGCTTTAAAAATTGTTCATATGACTCTCTATATGCACACAGCTATGATGTTTGTCCCTGCAAGTACAGGATTACTTTTTATGTCATGGCTAATGTACATGGTATTAAGAAATAAATTACCAAAACGATTACCAGTGTCTACCGATGATATTGAAGAGTCTTTTTTTATTAAAAACTTTCATCCTTTAAAAGGAAAAATGTCAGTAGAAACAAAACAAAAAAGAACAAAATTTATGTTAAAGGTATTAGGATTTGTATTCCTAATGCGTTGCTTATTATTCGTCGCTTCATTTATGGGAATACCGATTCAATATGTAGCAGTTTTAGGTTCACTCGTCTTATTGGCTTGGAGATGGTATCACTTACGGACAAGCCCTGTAGATATTTTAAAGAAGACACCTTGGCATATTTTAGTCTTTGCATTTTCGATGTATGTGATTATTTACGGACTGCATAATGCTGGTTTAACTGAAGCCTTAGTAAAATTCTGTGAACCAATCGTAAATCAAGGATTATTACAAGCAAGTTTTATTATGGGTGGACTAGTATCAATCCTATCGAATTTGTTTAATAATCATCCAGCACTGATGGTTGGAACGATTACACTGACAGAAATGGGTCTTGATCCAATAACGTTAAAGACTATTTATCTAGCTAATATAATCGGTAGTGATATTGGTTCATTATTACTTCCAGTAGGTACTTTAGCATCTCTAATATGGATGCACATATTAAAACAAAATAATATTAAAGTAAAATGGAAGGATTATCTAAATGTATCAATAATCGTAATCCCATTAACAACAATTGTTTCGCTGTTTCTACTATATTATTGGGTGCAATTAGTATTTGCTTAA
- a CDS encoding GNAT family N-acetyltransferase — protein MNIRKANLNDAKGIAKVHVDSWRTTYRNIIPDHFLQSLSYDQRTDIWNQNFSNKRNFIYVAENNEGEIIGFGTCGKREKNKVEHSGDLTSIYLLEEYQGTGIGKQLLKQLFNQFKELNFNSVFVEVLEDNKTRYFYEYYGAELLKSEKINMAGKELNLLVYEWKDIENVLAKF, from the coding sequence ATGAATATTAGAAAAGCTAATCTAAATGATGCAAAAGGAATAGCTAAGGTACACGTCGATAGTTGGAGAACTACTTATAGAAACATAATACCAGATCATTTTTTACAAAGCCTATCATATGATCAAAGAACTGATATATGGAATCAAAATTTTTCTAATAAAAGAAATTTTATTTATGTAGCAGAAAATAATGAGGGAGAAATTATTGGTTTTGGGACATGCGGTAAAAGAGAAAAGAATAAAGTTGAACATTCGGGTGACTTAACTTCTATTTATCTACTTGAAGAATATCAAGGAACAGGAATTGGAAAACAATTATTAAAGCAACTTTTTAATCAATTTAAAGAATTAAATTTTAATAGTGTATTCGTTGAAGTGTTAGAAGACAATAAAACCCGATATTTTTACGAGTATTATGGGGCTGAGTTATTGAAATCTGAAAAGATAAATATGGCAGGGAAAGAATTGAATCTTCTAGTTTACGAATGGAAAGATATTGAAAATGTATTAGCAAAGTTTTGA
- a CDS encoding DUF2628 domain-containing protein encodes MSEQDQTSNNIDTNDVERFWQFAGNNANVYANRLRIFSQSDYDYAREHKQLSWNWASFFLGVYWMAYRKMWGWVSIYFAYYILSDLLFSQVSALDRFVNLIISVLLGMYGNAMYFAHAAKKIDAIKRTSISAQEKNAEYERVGGTSGKSVALAIVLTIAIITVLSLIEYQWNK; translated from the coding sequence ATGTCAGAACAAGATCAAACAAGTAACAATATAGACACAAATGATGTCGAACGATTTTGGCAGTTTGCAGGCAACAATGCGAATGTGTACGCAAATCGTTTAAGAATTTTTTCGCAATCTGACTATGATTACGCACGGGAACACAAACAATTGAGTTGGAACTGGGCAAGTTTCTTTTTAGGTGTGTACTGGATGGCGTACCGTAAGATGTGGGGATGGGTCAGTATTTATTTTGCTTATTATATCCTGTCCGATTTATTGTTTAGCCAGGTGAGTGCATTAGACCGCTTTGTGAATTTAATCATCAGTGTTCTCCTCGGAATGTACGGCAACGCGATGTATTTCGCTCATGCTGCGAAGAAAATTGATGCAATTAAAAGAACATCAATTTCAGCACAAGAAAAAAACGCCGAATATGAACGTGTTGGTGGTACAAGTGGTAAATCAGTAGCACTTGCAATTGTGCTCACAATCGCTATCATAACGGTACTCTCCCTTATTGAGTACCAATGGAATAAATGA
- a CDS encoding VOC family protein, producing the protein MILGISPYLILNGNGQEAVSFYEHAFNTKTLVLQRFGDMPGEENTNLTDEEKNRILHAHLKVGSTDLMISDTFTGLPYQIGDQTSLALSITDVETTKEVFGKLQDGGKVIISLHETFWSPLYGQVVDKFGVTWQISTIPAQ; encoded by the coding sequence ATGATTTTAGGTATCAGCCCTTATTTAATATTGAATGGAAATGGACAGGAAGCTGTTTCATTTTATGAACATGCATTCAATACAAAGACCCTTGTGCTTCAAAGATTTGGAGACATGCCTGGGGAAGAAAATACAAATCTAACTGACGAAGAGAAAAACCGCATTTTACATGCACATCTCAAAGTTGGTTCAACAGATTTAATGATCTCTGACACATTTACAGGTCTACCTTATCAAATTGGCGATCAAACCTCTTTAGCACTATCAATTACTGACGTCGAAACAACGAAAGAAGTATTCGGCAAATTACAAGATGGTGGGAAAGTCATCATATCACTACACGAAACTTTTTGGAGTCCCTTATACGGACAAGTAGTAGATAAATTTGGTGTTACATGGCAGATTTCAACTATACCAGCTCAATAA
- a CDS encoding cytochrome c biogenesis protein CcdC — protein sequence MNASSFYMIVIVIAALVLWRRTRAMYRPIKGNGVRLLLPIFYILIPSIPIILNPAVHAAFWEWICALLFGFILSIPLIWTTNYELRSDQHIYATKNKSFIVFFVMIFIIRFVLRDYLKNLGAETVAALFITIAIAYIIPWRIVSFLKFRGIYNKKNKESH from the coding sequence ATGAATGCTTCTTCTTTTTACATGATTGTTATTGTGATTGCTGCATTAGTTTTATGGCGTAGAACGAGAGCGATGTATCGCCCAATTAAAGGAAATGGAGTTCGTCTACTCCTCCCAATATTCTATATACTGATACCTAGTATTCCCATTATTTTGAATCCAGCGGTTCATGCTGCTTTCTGGGAATGGATTTGTGCACTATTATTTGGATTTATTTTATCTATTCCACTTATTTGGACGACTAACTATGAGCTCCGATCCGATCAACATATATACGCTACAAAGAATAAAAGTTTCATCGTCTTCTTTGTAATGATCTTTATTATCCGGTTTGTACTCCGCGATTATTTAAAGAATCTTGGCGCAGAGACTGTGGCAGCACTGTTTATAACTATAGCAATCGCATATATTATCCCTTGGAGAATTGTTTCATTTCTTAAGTTTCGAGGAATATATAATAAAAAAAATAAAGAATCCCATTAG
- a CDS encoding FGGY-family carbohydrate kinase, whose amino-acid sequence MSLDRRDAIQSGKTVLGIELGSTRIKAVLIGEDHVPIASGSHDWENSYINNIWTYSEEDIWKGLQNSYKKLVDEVKSQFGVSLQKVEAIGFSGMMHGYMASDQDAELLVPFRTWRNNITEHASKVLTELFNFQIPQRWSIAHLYQAILNQEEHLADITFQTTLAGYIHWKLTGQKVLGIGEASGVFPIDLNTRNYNQKMIDQFNDLITAHNLPWKLEEILPKVLVAGEYAGYLTKEGAKLLDVTGELQPGIPFCPPEGDAGTGMVATNSVAKRTGNVSAGTSVFAMVVLEKELSKVYPEIDLVTTPSGNLVAMAHSNNCTSDLNAWTSLFDEFSKVIGMEVDGNKLYEILYNLALQGDPDCGGLLAYGYLSGEHMTHFEEGRPLFVRSSNSNFNLANFMRVHLYTALGALKIGMDILLKQEEVKLDEILGHGGLFKTEGVGQNIMAAALNVPVSVMETAGEGGAWGIALLASYMLNKSGNELLEEYLNQQVFIEKVGKSISPDPKDVEGFELFMERYINGLEIERAAIDFLK is encoded by the coding sequence ATGAGTCTCGATCGAAGAGACGCCATTCAAAGTGGTAAAACAGTTCTTGGAATAGAACTTGGTTCAACTCGAATTAAGGCAGTGCTCATTGGAGAAGATCATGTACCGATTGCTTCGGGTAGTCATGATTGGGAAAATAGTTATATCAACAATATATGGACCTATAGTGAAGAGGATATTTGGAAGGGTTTACAAAACAGCTATAAAAAGTTGGTTGATGAAGTAAAAAGCCAATTCGGAGTCTCCTTACAAAAAGTAGAAGCTATTGGCTTTAGTGGAATGATGCATGGATATATGGCGTCTGACCAAGATGCAGAACTTTTAGTACCATTTCGTACTTGGCGTAACAATATTACCGAACATGCGTCAAAAGTGCTAACAGAGTTATTTAACTTTCAAATTCCTCAGCGCTGGAGTATCGCACATCTATATCAAGCAATTTTGAATCAGGAAGAACATTTAGCAGATATTACCTTTCAGACTACTCTTGCTGGTTATATCCATTGGAAATTGACAGGACAGAAAGTGCTAGGAATTGGTGAAGCTTCAGGTGTATTTCCAATTGACTTGAATACTAGAAACTATAATCAAAAAATGATTGATCAATTCAATGATTTGATTACAGCACATAATTTACCTTGGAAACTAGAAGAGATTCTGCCCAAGGTGTTGGTGGCAGGCGAATATGCAGGTTATCTTACAAAAGAAGGTGCAAAGCTTCTAGATGTTACTGGAGAACTTCAGCCTGGTATTCCATTTTGTCCGCCAGAAGGTGATGCAGGTACTGGTATGGTCGCAACAAACAGTGTAGCTAAGCGAACCGGTAATGTATCAGCGGGAACTTCTGTATTTGCAATGGTAGTATTAGAAAAGGAGTTGTCCAAAGTATATCCTGAAATTGACCTAGTCACGACACCTAGTGGTAATTTGGTAGCCATGGCTCATTCTAATAACTGCACTTCAGATTTAAATGCATGGACCAGCCTGTTTGATGAATTCTCAAAAGTAATAGGGATGGAAGTTGATGGAAATAAATTATATGAAATTCTCTATAACTTAGCTCTTCAAGGAGATCCGGATTGTGGCGGTTTACTTGCTTATGGTTACCTTTCCGGTGAACATATGACTCACTTCGAAGAGGGGCGTCCATTGTTTGTACGTTCTTCAAATAGCAATTTCAATCTGGCTAATTTCATGCGTGTTCATCTATATACAGCCTTAGGTGCACTGAAGATTGGGATGGATATTCTTCTCAAACAAGAAGAAGTGAAACTAGATGAAATACTAGGTCACGGTGGTTTGTTTAAAACGGAAGGTGTAGGACAAAACATCATGGCCGCCGCTCTTAATGTTCCAGTATCGGTAATGGAAACAGCAGGAGAGGGAGGAGCATGGGGGATTGCACTGCTAGCATCTTATATGCTCAACAAATCAGGCAACGAATTATTGGAAGAATATTTAAACCAGCAAGTATTTATAGAAAAAGTAGGGAAATCAATATCTCCTGATCCAAAAGATGTAGAAGGATTTGAGTTATTTATGGAACGTTACATTAATGGTTTGGAAATCGAAAGAGCAGCAATAGATTTTCTTAAATAA
- the araA gene encoding L-arabinose isomerase, which yields MLSTKNYEFWFVTGSQLLYGEDVLRQVEENSKAIVNGLDDDSRIQYKVLFKTVLKDSESIRKLMLEANADQNCAGIITWMHTFSPSKMWIAGLSSLQKPYLHLATQFNRDIPWDTIDMDFMNLNQAAHGDREHGFITARMKIKRKVIMGHWENPTVRERIGSWMRTAAGFEESKNLKIARFGDNMRQVAVTEGDKIEAQIKLGWTVNGYGVGDLVQRMNDVTEHEIDQIMAEYEQQYDITPEGLSDSPIRESIRYQARIELGMKNFLAEGGYTAFTTTFEDLHGMKQLPGLAVQRLMEQGYGFAGEGDWKTAALVRLMKIIAGNEGTSFMEDYTYHFEPGNEMVLGAHMLEVCPSISATRPKIEVHPLGIGGKEDPARIVFDGRGGSALNATIIDLGHRFRLLVNEVEAVQPEIEMPNLPVARVLWKTEPSLNQAVENWIQAGGAHHTSFSFKVTTEQLRDFAELTGIEMVVINKDTKTEAFNNELRWNDVIYR from the coding sequence TTGTTATCTACAAAAAACTATGAATTTTGGTTTGTAACTGGAAGTCAATTATTGTATGGAGAAGATGTACTTCGTCAAGTGGAGGAGAATTCTAAAGCGATAGTAAATGGGCTGGACGATGATTCTCGTATCCAATATAAAGTACTTTTTAAAACAGTATTAAAAGATTCAGAATCAATCCGTAAATTAATGTTAGAAGCAAATGCTGATCAAAATTGTGCTGGAATCATTACGTGGATGCACACTTTTTCACCATCTAAAATGTGGATTGCGGGTCTTTCTTCACTTCAAAAGCCATATCTACACTTAGCCACGCAATTTAATAGAGATATACCATGGGATACAATTGATATGGATTTCATGAACTTGAATCAGGCCGCGCATGGAGACCGCGAACATGGTTTTATCACAGCTCGCATGAAAATTAAGCGTAAAGTTATTATGGGCCATTGGGAGAATCCAACAGTAAGAGAACGAATTGGCAGCTGGATGAGAACTGCAGCAGGATTTGAGGAAAGTAAAAATCTTAAAATTGCAAGATTTGGTGATAATATGCGTCAAGTTGCAGTAACCGAGGGTGATAAGATTGAAGCACAAATCAAGCTTGGCTGGACTGTGAATGGATACGGAGTGGGAGACCTCGTTCAGCGAATGAATGATGTAACCGAACATGAAATTGACCAGATAATGGCTGAATATGAGCAGCAATATGACATTACGCCTGAAGGGCTGAGCGATAGTCCAATCCGAGAGTCAATCCGTTATCAAGCTAGAATTGAACTAGGGATGAAGAATTTTCTTGCAGAAGGCGGATATACTGCATTTACGACAACTTTTGAAGACTTGCATGGCATGAAACAACTTCCAGGTCTTGCTGTTCAACGTTTGATGGAACAAGGATACGGTTTTGCAGGTGAAGGTGACTGGAAGACGGCAGCACTTGTAAGATTGATGAAAATTATAGCAGGAAATGAAGGGACATCATTTATGGAAGACTACACCTATCATTTTGAACCGGGAAATGAAATGGTTCTTGGTGCGCATATGCTTGAAGTCTGCCCTTCAATCTCAGCAACTCGTCCAAAAATTGAGGTCCATCCACTTGGAATTGGTGGCAAAGAAGATCCAGCTCGAATTGTATTTGATGGGAGAGGCGGTAGCGCATTAAATGCAACGATCATTGACCTTGGACATCGCTTTCGATTACTAGTTAATGAGGTTGAAGCAGTTCAACCAGAAATAGAGATGCCAAATCTTCCAGTTGCAAGAGTGTTATGGAAAACCGAACCCAGCTTAAATCAAGCGGTTGAAAATTGGATTCAAGCCGGAGGAGCGCACCATACTAGCTTTTCTTTCAAAGTAACGACTGAACAGCTGAGAGATTTCGCTGAACTTACTGGAATAGAGATGGTTGTAATTAACAAAGATACTAAAACAGAGGCATTCAATAATGAATTACGTTGGAACGATGTTATTTACAGATAG
- the araD gene encoding L-ribulose-5-phosphate 4-epimerase has protein sequence MLERLKKDVLEANLQLPKHGLVTFTWGNVSGIDHETGLVVIKPSGVPYDELQIDDLVVLDLYGNIVEGSLRPSSDTPTHLALYRAFPQIGGIVHTHSPAATSWAQAGRKIPALGTTHADYFYGDIPCSRTLTREEIDRGYERETGNVIIETFKKEGLDPVAVPGILLSGHAPFSWGKNAYEAVHNAVVLEEVAKMALNTYILNPQIKAIDQFLLDKHYLRKHGANAYYGQK, from the coding sequence ATGTTAGAAAGATTAAAAAAAGATGTTTTGGAAGCGAATCTTCAGCTTCCAAAACATGGTTTAGTCACTTTTACTTGGGGAAATGTGAGTGGAATTGATCATGAAACAGGGTTGGTTGTCATTAAACCCAGTGGTGTACCATATGACGAGCTACAAATAGATGATCTTGTTGTCTTAGATTTATACGGAAATATAGTTGAAGGATCCTTAAGACCTTCTTCTGACACACCAACTCATCTTGCCTTATACCGTGCATTTCCTCAAATAGGTGGAATTGTGCATACTCACTCTCCGGCGGCTACAAGTTGGGCCCAAGCAGGGAGGAAAATTCCTGCACTTGGTACAACGCATGCGGATTATTTCTATGGAGATATTCCATGTTCTCGTACGTTGACAAGGGAGGAAATTGACCGTGGATATGAGCGTGAAACAGGAAACGTTATTATTGAAACCTTCAAAAAAGAAGGGCTTGACCCTGTGGCAGTACCAGGTATTTTACTATCTGGTCACGCTCCATTTAGTTGGGGAAAAAATGCTTACGAAGCGGTACATAATGCCGTGGTTTTAGAAGAAGTAGCAAAAATGGCGTTAAATACTTATATACTGAACCCTCAAATAAAGGCGATTGACCAATTTCTTCTTGATAAGCATTATCTTCGTAAGCATGGTGCAAATGCCTATTATGGCCAAAAGTAA